The Triticum aestivum cultivar Chinese Spring chromosome 6D, IWGSC CS RefSeq v2.1, whole genome shotgun sequence genomic sequence AGATTAGCAACTTGTACTCCCTTTTATCATGAGCTACATAATTAAACAACCTTTAGTTTGTGCACTATCTATCAGACGAAGGCATTTCTTGTAACAGAAGCAGTCAGAGGAGATGGAAAATCCTTTACAATCAATCCACCATCGAGAGATTTATGCCACTATATGACGCTGAGGTAGTGGTTGCGAGAAGCATCAGTGATCAACCACCTAGCATAGATGATCGGCTGAAGTGAACAAACAGGGGTACTTATCATGCAGCAGCAGCTACGGGCACAGGCAATTCAGTTCAGGTAGGGACACATCATTACTGGATCTACAACTCATCAGTCATTGTCAATCGATCGAGCATATACATGCGCAACATAAGGTCTGCACCAAACCCTTTGTCCAGAAAGGAAAAATTAACAACACGTTATCTGCACATTCTTCTAAAGATCTCGGCGGAAACCATGAATACCAGGCAAGATATGGCATGGAGCTGTTCACCATTTGTTGATCCAGTCGGTTACTCGAGCACCCGCAACACTTGGGAATTGATGGCAAAAACCATGTTGCTCCCCCAGTGGTCGATGCAGTCGGTTACTCGAGCACCTGCAATTCAAATCAAATAAACAATTCAGCATTGGTCTCTCTTTGCAGAGATTCAAGAACCAATCAGTCGTAACATGTGGGGAAAGCATGTTGTCCCATGCAAAACAGAACAGAACGAACGAAAAGATAAAAAATAACATTTTGGTGCACACATGAAAGCTCGAGAAAGCTATTTAGGCAATGTGAAACAAAATGGTTGGACATTGACAACATGTAATTCGTTCTGAGCAATATATTTATCTCGGATTTTATAGCTGGTGGAAGgaggaagaaaagaagaacaaAGACGCATTGGTCAAATGACATATTTTTCCTGCTACATGTCCATCTATGGTTTGCCTAGTGCTCACAACCAGGTTTGGGTATCTCACATCAAGAGTAAAACACATGAGGGCAATATGCGCAACTTAAACCAGAATGATAACTACAAGCATAAGCCTAATGACTAATACAGTATCATTgctgtcaaaaaaataaaatacagTATCATCATGGTGAAGGTGCTACCAGGAATCACTCAGCTAGTAATATCTTCATAGAAATTTCTTTGCTCCAAACTAAATCTATATGAGCAATGACCAATTGTAGTGTTTCGACTTCAGCACACAGTTATTTATGGAAGAAAAGTGAAATTGTTCTCTCTCCCTGAAAGACGGCAATAACTCTCTATTAACTTATCAATAGATAACTCTTTCATTGTCTATcatgtgtgatgtttgaatagcacTAATCAGCCAGGCCACAATCCACCCTAAAAATTGCAGTGCCTCAAGAAAATTCAAACTAAACAATAAAGAGCAACTAACAACCTTAAGGCTTAATTCACATATCTCAAATTCTAGTGAAAGTTTGGAACAATCAGAATAACAACACATTTAGGGAATATCAAGACCATGAGAGCATAAAACCAACTGATATCGGAATATCAAGTACTCTAAATGCTTTCTCCATCATGGCGAAATACCAACCGACCATTGAAGTGAATGTAATAGGATCAGTCCTCTCACCAGTACGGGTAACCAAGTCAAAGATGCCGTGTTCATCAATTACCCTTCCGCGGCCTATGACGAATATCCCTACTCTTCATTTTGGTAATAAATTCCTCGGCTTTCACAGAATCACCACGATTCAAATAACCCTCAATCATGCACATGTAAATTTTTGTGTCAAGTGGTACCCCCCTATCAATCATCTCATTGAATTTTTCCAGAGCATCATCCATCCTGCCCATCTTACAAAATGCAGATATCACAGTTAAATAAATGAAATCACCAGGGTTCAGCCCCTGCTTCAACATGTCTTCAAAGAAAAGCATAGCCACATCCATCATTCCATACTTAGCATATGCACTAATCAGTATGTTGAAACAATGGAGTTCAGGTACAACTCCATCTCTTGCCATCAGCTCACAGAGATCAATCATTTTAACAAGGGATCCTTCTATAGCGTACCCACGGAGCATAATAGAGTATGAGACTATATCTGGTTTTCGGCCATTCAGGGTCATGGAAAAAAATATTTCCTCAGCttctttgattcttccatgctTGCAAAGGTAGCCCATGAGTGAGTTGTAGGTAACAACACTTGGCATAACACCTTGGCTTCTCATCACTTTCAACAACCTAGCGACTTCTTTCAACTGTCCCACAGTTGAATATCCTTGGATCAAGCTATTATATGTCACAACATTTGGTTGGACACCATTATGAACCATTGATCGAAGAACCACCTCTGCCTTGTCCATTGCTCTTGCTTTGCATAGCGCATCGATAACAGAGTTGTACGTCACCACATTAGGCACAGGCCCCTGTTGTATCATTTCATGGAATAGATCGCATGCTTTGCTTACTTCACCCTCTTTAAAGAAGCCATGGATTACCATGCTGTATGCAAACACACCCGGGGAGTGGTCAGCACCTTTTTTGGCCATCATCCGGAGCAGGTCAAGCGCACGCTGGCTCAATCCATTGTTGCAGAAGCTCTTGAGAATTACTGAGTAGGAGATGGCATCATGCAGGTCGTCAGGTATCCTATGGAGCAGTATGTCCTGAGCCTCGTCTGCCCGCTTCATGTCACAGAGGCACTTGAATAAGCCACTGAAGATGACGACGTCTGCCGTGACGCCTGTCTTGAGGAGGTGAGCGAAGAAGGAAGGCCCAAGGTCCGGACGGCGCGCGAGGCAGCAGCATTCAATTAGTATGCTGTAGGTGTGACTGCTGGGTGCTATCACCCTGCCGCGACCTGCTCGGGCCATGCGGTTGAAGAGATTGATGGCGAGGGCAGGGCTATCTGTGCAGGTGGTGGAGGGTGGCGTACGCGCGAGGGCAGCAAATAAGCCATTGAGTGCACGCGATGATACTGGGACGGGTTGGCGCAGCATTTCGTCGAACAGTTGGTGTGCGAGCTGCGGACTGAGCGTCCCTGAGCCCAGATGATGGTGGAGTTCGCTCAGCAGCTCGTCGGCGAGTGAGGAGATGGAGCTGGAGAAGTAGCGGGGATGGAGGCGCGACATTGCCGCCGTCCGCGCTGGGGCTCAGCGGACGGAGACGAGACTGGACAGTGCTAATAGAGAACTCCCTGCAGCGGCGGTgaatgcgcgcgcgcgcgcgcacgcgtcGCCGACGGCGAACCACCGGCGCAAACCCGTGGTGGGAGGAAGGGGGGCGGAGGTGGGATTGGATTTTGGATCGAGACGGGATTCGATTTGGAATCACAGTCAGCGTTGCGGCAC encodes the following:
- the LOC123143633 gene encoding protein Rf1, mitochondrial, which produces MSRLHPRYFSSSISSLADELLSELHHHLGSGTLSPQLAHQLFDEMLRQPVPVSSRALNGLFAALARTPPSTTCTDSPALAINLFNRMARAGRGRVIAPSSHTYSILIECCCLARRPDLGPSFFAHLLKTGVTADVVIFSGLFKCLCDMKRADEAQDILLHRIPDDLHDAISYSVILKSFCNNGLSQRALDLLRMMAKKGADHSPGVFAYSMVIHGFFKEGEVSKACDLFHEMIQQGPVPNVVTYNSVIDALCKARAMDKAEVVLRSMVHNGVQPNVVTYNSLIQGYSTVGQLKEVARLLKVMRSQGVMPSVVTYNSLMGYLCKHGRIKEAEEIFFSMTLNGRKPDIVSYSIMLRGYAIEGSLVKMIDLCELMARDGVVPELHCFNILISAYAKYGMMDVAMLFFEDMLKQGLNPGDFIYLTVISAFCKMGRMDDALEKFNEMIDRGVPLDTKIYMCMIEGYLNRGDSVKAEEFITKMKSRDIRHRPRKGN